ACGGCTCTAAGACCTGGAGGAACAGACCAGGAGGTGGCTCAGTGCTGGCTGGGCCTTACAAAGGCCTCCCCTGCTTACACTAATGAGGGAGGTACCCCTGGGTGGGAACCGCTCAACCCAAAGTAACCCAAGAGTGTGgcccatgggggggggggggggagcaggaTTCTAGCAAGCATTGACCCCATCTCCCTTCCCAGCAAACACAGAGCCCCCATAAGTCTCAACAACCAGGAGGCAATTGCAGGAACCAAGGGACCTTGAAAGTAGAAAAAGGGCTGGGCTGGGGAGGCAGCCTCATGTCTCAGGCTTGTCCTGGCCAGGGCCAGCCCTCTGTCCTTACCCACTCTGTTACTTGCCCCACTCACCTGCTTATAGAGCCACAAGAGGGTACACACAACTGTGATGTCAGCCAGAGTCACACGCTCCCCAACCAGGAAAGTCCGGGTCTTCAGGTGAGCATCAAGCAGCCCCAGAACCCGCCTCACCTCCTCCTTGGCATTCTCTGTGGCCTGGGGGGGAGACAAGGAAATACAGTGACCTCAGGGCACCTTTATGGTCCAGCCTCGCTCCACCTCTACAAAAGCAGACCTGGAGGCACATCAGCTTGCTCCAGCTCAGACTCTGGGTTGATCGGCGCCCAACCTTGACTTCTACAACAGCCCAGTCAGGCTTCACAGCTTCTTGGCCCCATGTGCCATTCTGGGGACGCTTATCTTCTGCTTCTATTCAATCTCAGGTTAACTTTTGCCCCTTTGGGGCCAGGCAGATGGCCCTTCCAAATGCTCCCTTCTGCAGAACCTTCCCTGACCATGTGACCTGGACAGGCCCCAGGGCTGGAGAGCAGGTCAGCACCAAGAGAGGAAATGTGCTGAGTGACCAACAGCTGACAGTGCTATATTCTCTCACTACAACTTGGCCCCACTCGATCAATGCCTTCTAGAGCCTCTTTCTAATGCCAACTTCTACCAATTTAGAAACCATAGGATGCAGAGCTGGAGGGAATCTTCAAGGTCATCTGGTCCTTCCTTAcagaggaaggaaactgaggccagagaagggaaattatcTGACCAAGACAGAGGCAGAATCAGGGCTcacatctccctccctctcctcagaCTGGGTGGAGGGCACAACCTCAAGGAGGGGGATCTCTGGATAAAACTGCACAAGAGAAGCTTGGCCATCACAGCTATACTAATTCCCAGTGGTCACAGACCAAGAAAGAAATGCCAAGGACCACATCCTCTGGGGGTCCTCCTTTAGCTTCTCTATAGAAAGAAGGCATGAGTCTGGAGGATGTAAGGGTTCCTTCTATCAGCTGGGATTCCCACCATGCTTTCTCCTGGCACCAGCCCCTCCATTCAATCAGCACAAACACCTcctctgccaggcactgtgccaggtgctggaggCAAAAGAGTCtgtgccctcaaaaagcttatattctactggagaagacaacacatgtCTACATACACACAGCAAAGGGCAAAGGACCAGCAAATGCCTTAGGAAGGAGGCATCTGAATTGAATCTTGGAGGAAAGGAGGGTGTCTGAGAGGGAGTGTTCCCAGAAAGGTGGACGGCTAACACAAAGCAACAGTAAGGGTTGTGTCCGTGGTGGACCACAGAGAAGGGCAGGGCGCTGATGCCTGCTCTGGCAGGAGTCAGGTCAGCTCTGTGCTTTCTGAAGCTGCCTGTGGCTAGGGTCCTGCAGCCCACCTTCCCATTCCCAGGGCTCACCTGTTTGTTATGGTGCATGATGCCCAGAGTGGGGAACACCCAGGTACTAGCTGGAGGAACGATGTCACTGTCGGCAAAGCTCACCCACTGGATCACTTGGGCAGCGGCCTCTGGAGTCGCGCCACGAAGGTCATCATTGCTCACtgcagaagggaggaaagaagagggtcaTTCTGCAAGAAAGCCCACCATCCCAAAAACAGCTGCTCCCACTGACTACAAACAGCCTTCTAGAGCCCCTGCCCATCTGATCCCCTCAAAGAGCCCCCCCAAAATTACCATAGTGTGCAATGGCATTGCTTTCAAATACACAGAACCCATCATCACCCTCAAAAGCTGGAACCTGGGGGCAAAAGCAGACACAGAGAAGACACTAAGTCCTGAGAAACCAAAGGAGCCCATCCCCAGCAGCCTGGGGGCAATCTAGCACAAAGCTGAGCCAGCACAAGAGGTTCAGACCCATTTCTCCCACCCCAGAACCTAGAACGCGTAGGGGGTACAGCGGCCTGGGGGGCGAACCATACTGGAGCCGCTGCCCCGACCCCAGACCAGCCCAGGATTTACCTCGGAGGTGAAGGAAAGGCTGGAGAACTCCGGCTCGGGGAAGACCTACTCACCTTGCCAGCGGGGAATTTTCGGAGGAATTCGGGGGTGCGGTTGGTCTGAccgaagtggaagtggggaggggcGGACAGCACGCGGATCTGGGCCCCACTGTACTGGGCAGCGATGAGGGCCTTGAAGGCCCGCCAGTTCTCAGGGTACGTGTACAGGGTCTGTGGAGACAGCCGCAGCCTTAGACACGGCTGCTTCCCGCAGTGAGCCCGCAAGCTCACCAGGCGGGCCCCCGGAGCCCCCGGAGCGGGGACCTCTGCAGGGCTTCCCAGCCATCCCCCCCAAGGCCCTGCTCAAGGGAATCACAAGCGTGGCCCCGCGGGGCCAGCCGGTGAAGGAGCACGAACGGGGCTCACTGGGCAGGCAGGGCCCCCCACGAGGACGACGGGGTCCCCAGACCGCCTGAGGTCAGAGCCCCGCTCCGGCGCCCCCGACCACGCGGCCCCACAGCACACACCTGACCCACGAGGAGGGGGAGTCCCATGAACCCCGATCACACCCCCCCTTGCCACAGCCCCGGCTCATCACCCTCGGCCCTCACGGCCTGGCCCCTGCCCTtagccccccaccccccagggcaGCCCTCCCGCCCCAGGCGGCCTCAGCCCCCAGGCCAAGCCTCCGGCGCCGGGCCGGAGGAAGGGCAAGGGGTCCAGTCCGGAGGCCGGCCACGGGCACGGGCAGGCGCGGGGATCTCCAAGCGCTCCGGGGCTGGAGCAGGCCCGGGCACTGGCTCCGGGGCGGCGGCCCcggccagcctcagtttctccccccGCCGCCGCCTCTGGGCCGCGGGTGCGGCCCACAACGGCCGCCCCGGCTCGGGCCGGGCCCCCCCACGCCGCGgggccccccgggaggtgggcGGCGGCGGGGGGGACCAAGGATGGCGGCGGATACGCTACCCGGGGCCCGGGGCGGCCCAACTTACCCCGGCCGCCATGGTGATTCCGCAGAGAAAGGGGGTGGGGACGTCGGCGCTGCCGCAAAGCGAGTCCGGccgggggggcggggaggggaggaggagggaggagggaagggagggaggaagggagggagggagggagggagggacgggTGGGAGGGGAGAGCGGCCGGAAAGCGAGGAAGGCGTCGAACGGAGCCGCGCGACAGGAGGGCGAGCCCTCCCCGCACCGGCCGAAGTAACGAAGCGGTGCGCGCCTGCGCGCAGGGCGCCGCCGAGGGCCCGCGCGAGAGGCCAGTTGGCTTCGGAGCACTTCGGAGTCTCCTCCCCCGGCCCGCCCCGGCCCGCCACGCCCCTCCCCGAAGGGGTGGAGCCGGAGCCAGAGCTGCTCTCGGCTGGCTAGCCCTGTTTAGAGGCTGCCTGGGCGCGCCCCCGCCCGCCTCCTAGCGCGTGCTGTTGGCAGCGGGGAACCTAGGCGGTCCTGTCCTGTCACCTCCACTCGCATCTGGGGAACCTGAGGCATGGGGGGCGGCGAGAGGCGCCAGAGTGTACACATAGCTGGTCCCAGGGTCAagaagacacaagttcaaatgcagcctcatatttttattgttattttaaatgtatttttatttgcttcGTTAAATACCTCCTAATTACATggaaaaaagttttatttctaattagcatatttatttcttatttatcatacatattgttatataataaatattcatttacatttatatgtattcatgtttttaaatttagttccaaattttctgcccttAAGAAGACAATCACGTATAAACTCAGGAATAACATTTCCTTATTAGCTATGTTACAGAAGAaaacatacacagaaaaaaaatacaagggaaattaagaaagttttttttttaagtcagccTCCATCTGCTTTCAGAATTTATCacctctctggaggtagatagcatttttcatcatggatccttcggaactgtcttggatcattgcagaGAATAACTAGGTCATCCACAGTTGATCCTCTCCATATTACTGTTCCTGTGTCcaatgttctcccggttctgttcatttcactttgcatcagttcatttaagtctttccaggtttttctgaaacatcGCCTGCaacgtttcttatagcacaatgctattccatcacaatcgtttgccacaacctgttcagccattctccaacagatgggtatcctctcaacttccaattctttaccatcaaaaaaaatgctgtcataaatatttttgtacaaatgggttcctttcccttttctttgatctctggtatacagacctagcagtggtatttttGAGTCCAAGAGCATACACAGTTtaatagtcctttgggtatagttccaaatagtTCTCCAGAAAGACTGGACCAGCTCCACCAACATGACATTAACGTCCCTGCTTCTCCACATCactttcagcatttgtcatttgtcttttctttcatattagtcattcgGATGGATGtgaggtagtagctcagagttgttttaatgtgcatctCTAACcagtagtgatttaaagcatgTTTTCATTTGTCTactaatagctttgatttcttctaaaaactgcctgctccatatcctttgaccacttatcaactggggaatgcctCTGCTGTGCATAAATCTGGTTAATTTCCccgtatgtttgagaaatgaagcccttTTATCAgccctttatttatttttcaccaagttttcttttgaattttggtTAATCTATTAGTTTTGCTggtgcaaaactttttaatttcatgttatcaaaattatccattttaattccCATGAGCCTATCTCtggtttggtcataaactccTTTATCAACAGATCTGACAGtcacatttttccatgctcccctaatttactcaTATTATCCTGTATGTCTAAATTATTTATCCCTTCTGACTTTATCATGGAATACAGCACGAGATATTGGCCTGTGCCTTGTTTCtgccaaactcttcatttttccagcagtttttgttaaatggCAAATGCTTGTCCCCAAAGCCTAGAGCTTTGGAGTTATGAAACATCAGATTACTAGTCACTACAGTCTCCTAACTACctcatctattccactgatcGTCCACTACTTtgatttcttagccagtaccagattgttttatGACTATTTTGTaacatagtttgaaatctggtactatCAGGCTGCCTGTACGTTTTTTCCCATCAAAAGAATtatcctttgatattcttgaccttttgttctgtttttttttttagctctgtaACTCTCATAATATGGTCAACtttgctgacagttttcctaattttgaactaACTCTGCCTTCCTactataaatcccacctgatcatagcCTATgttctttgtgatatattgctgtaatctccttgctcgtatttaaaaatttttgcattgatattaaGGAAATTGGGTAAGCCTTATCTGTACTGTCTTTGGTTTCAGGAGAAtctttttaagtgaataaaatgcatataattataaaggaaaccttGCAAGTAAGTAATAATAAAGATGCACCTTTTCCCCCATCCAAGGTTACACCCCTCCATAAAATGTACCCGCAGATCCCCAGGTAGAAATTTCTGGCTCAGACCCTAAGGTAATAGTCTGGTAAAATCCTGTATaacccagccccagggcagtgccCCAAAGATAAGACCTAGAGACAAAGCTCATACAAAAGCACTTTATTGCCCCCTCCTCTCTTCAGTCATCCTTCTCACATCCTAGGATGCCCCGCACAGTTCGAGGTAGGAAAccatgtaagaaatgatggagatcGGGGAACAGGCTCTGGGGATCCTGGAGCTGTGTGAGAGTGAGAAACTGGCCAGTGGGGCTCAGGGAAGCAGTGAAGGTGAGGAGAGGCTGCGGCAGCCGTGGCAGCTCTGGCTCTGCTCTCTGCTTCCTGCTCTCCTGGGCTATCAGCTCCTGGGTCACCAGAGCCTCTGCCTGCAGCCAGTTCATTTCACCTTTGGCTTGCTGCTGCAACTGCCTGCGCACCCGCCGCCGCCCAAGCCATACCCGGTGCCAGAGCGTACAGAGCCAGGTCTGTGCCTTCCCTGGCcctgtctccttctccccctgAGTTACTTCTACCTCTTCACTCCCTAAGTTATCTAGCTGCTTTACTTCCCTTTCTACTAAATGCTGCCCAAGTTCCGGCAGCTGCTCCCCTGATGGCCCATGGTCCCCAGTGGCTGATGATTGGCTCTCCTCACCATCAGTCTCCAGCACCATCTCTTCCACCCCAGCCTCTCCTTGGTGCCCCTCAGATGCCTGTTGCTCCTCATTctgccctttctccctctctactcgTAGCCTTTTACTTGGTCCTCCGTGGGGACACTTCTCATCTCCAACTTCTTCTGGCCTCCGTCTCTTGCAGCTCTGCTCTATCTGGCACCCCAGTGTTTCCTCTAACACTTGGGTAATGGCAGCACAGAGCTGGGTGAAGGGGGCAAGGGGCAGAGGAATGGGAGTAACAGACAGCAGGGAGTTGGCAGAGCTGGGTTGCAGGAGAGGAAGCAAACCCCAGTCCCGGCCTCGGGGAGACCGACGCTGGAACTGGAGGCTTCGGCAGTAATTAGCTGACTCCTGACAACAGTTCTGCAGGCGACCAGCTACCCGGCCTGTCACGTTGGCAGCCACGTTGTGACTTAGGTCAAAAGGGTCCTGGAGGTTCAGAGGGCCAAGACGTAAGCCCCCCCAGAGACCAGGGGGCAGACCCTCGGCTATGGGCAGTGGCTGGCCTTCCCTCAGAGATAGCAGTGAGCCTCGGAGGTCCCAAGTAGAGACACAGGAAAAGAACTGAGCCAGAAGGACAGCTGTTGGGAGGCCAAATTGAGGCTGAGTGAAAATGAGCTGTTCCATCCAGATCCATCCCAAGGAAGGGCTGGAGATGGGATTCCCCACCCTTCTTGCTCCTAGTCTGGCCTCTAGGAGCACAAGGGCCCTATGGTCCCACCCAGCCCACCTCCAACCAAAGTCCAggttcctcccctcctcctcggCTGTCCCCAGGCACTTACCAAGGGGCTCTGTGTTGGTGCTGGGCTCCAGGCGGGATGCCTCTTGGGGGAAGCTGCAATCCCAGCCATCTACCTCGACCCGTTCCTCCTCACCTGGGGATACAAGAAAGGGCAGCTCTAGCAAAGAAACAATGGAAAAGCATCCAGGAGACAGTTCTCACCAAGATCCCCAGACAACTCACAGTTACTAAAGACAGGAGAATTGCCTGTccactgggaagatggtgatgtGGGCAGACACAACTACAGACAAAGATAAGGGCAAGGGCGTCAGGAGCCTCTGACTTGGGATGTCATACCTGCCATCTGGGTGAGCTTTGTGAGGGAAGGCAGCACAGGAGGGTCCCGGGTTTGCAGGAAGTGGATCACCAAGAGAGTCAACGCATAATTACTCAGAAGAGGGCCACTCCCTGggcagaaaactgaggcttaccAGTAGCCACAGAGAGCGTCTGAGTGAGCCTCCTGTTTACTGCCCCCAGCCTGCTGCACGTGGCCTAAGTCTGTGCCAGCCCCTGCCTTtacccctctcccccatccccccaccctccccagggAGCACAGGAACTGCCTCCTCCTCATGCCCACCTTCCTTACCTGTCAGCCCTCGTCTCTGAGCCCAACAGCGCAGGGTATAGACCAGGGGCCGTACTCGCCCATCTAGGGCACAACAGAGACTCAGGAACCGTGAATTATATAACGCCAGTCTAGGATAAGGAGGAGACCCAGGTTCACCATCCCCAGAAGAGACTGCCTCATCCCCCCACTTCCCTCCTCCAGTtactttctgcttccttctctgtCCATCTGTGATTCCCTGGGGGCAGAAGCAAGCTTGTTTTGTGTCTGTACCCCCAGGATCCAGGACATTACCTGGAATGCAAACAATACTGAACTGACTGAAATGGGGCTGTGGGCAGCAGTGACAGGACAGGAAGGAAAAGGGGCAGAACAAAACAAGGACCTCGGGAAAGACACCAAGCACCTGTTACTGAGGGAGATGTCGCCGTGAAGACCAGAGGGTCGATGGCAGAATTTGGCCACAGGACGTCGAGCCGAGGGCACAACCCAGACACTGTGCACCCCAGGGACACAGCCTCGGAGGACAGACCCAACAAGCTCCAGCAtggcctctccctccccctccgcCCCCTTGAGTGCTCCAAGTTCCCAGGTCTTCCCCAAGTCCCTTTCTCCCACCTCCTCCTGGATGGGTGAAACTGGGGGCAAGGACTGTGGGGAGGCCAGGGCCTCAGAGGCTAGGGCCGAGTCAGGGGTCGGAGGGGCTAGGGAGGAGGTGGGGGTTTCAGAGTCCTGGGGGGAAGCTGGGGCCTGAGAGTCTACAGGGGAAACTGGAGTGGAGGCCAAGGCTTGAGGATCTAGTGGAGAAGCAAGGGCTGAGTCCAACGCTGGAGAGGCTGGGGCCTTTGGATCCTGCTGTAAGGGAGAGACAAGTTGGGCCCATGATCCCTTGGGGTTCCCTCCATCACCCATCCTCAGACCATATACTATAGATCGAGCTGCTCAGTCTCAGCACAGCACAGTAGTATCCTCCCTAATCTACCCACCCTATAACTATTTAGTTAGGCTTTCTTTTTTAAGGCAAAGCAGTATAAAGTAAAGCATGCTGGGCTAAAATCcggagagatctgggttcaaattccactgccaacatctactagctgagtgaccacAGGCAAATGACTTAaatttctgagactcagtttcctcatctgaacaaCTGGGAACACAAAAGCCATAGGCCCATTAAGGGTCCAATGAGATTCATCCATAGTGTTCTCTACAAGCCCACTCTCCCCACCCACTGCACCAGGCTCTCTAGCATCTCACCTGTGGCCCCTCCAAATCCCCTAGATCCAGGAAGAGGTCAAGGTCACATCCATGAACATCAAAGCCATTTGTAGAGGAGCCAAAGGGACGGATGACACAGCCTGGGTGGTGAGCACAGCATCGAGATCAGGGGACATTCAAAGAGACGCCAGCTGTACAACTGAATGGGCAGGACAGGTGCTCATGATGGAGGCACTGACTAGAGGCCTAGGGATCAGAGAGTCTGAGGGGGATGGACAAGCCTCACCAGGGAAGAACTCAGAGAAGACCTCCTGCAGCAAGGTCACGACAAGCCCCCGAAGCTGGCGTTCTGCCTCAGAAAGCTCTCGAAGGCCCACCAGCTGCACCATCTGGGCCTCCACATCTGGAGCCTGTGCCAAAGCCTGCGTCAGCTGCTGGTCATCTGGCGGTGCCCCTCTGGACGATTTGGGAGCGGGGGTCTGGAATTCCTTCTGCTGCCGAGGCCGTACACGTAGCCGATGGCCACCGAGGGTGTGCTGAGGCTGGGACAAGACAGCATTCCGGGTGCCCAGGTCTCCCATTTCAACAATGGCAAACACTCCCTGTTAGGCCGCAGCAGAGAAAAGCTCTCAGACACTCCTCTCCAATCACCATGGCCCAACCCCAAGCCCCACCATCTCCTATCTCCTCCAGCCTGTCCCTAGAGTCTCCCTGACCTGGATCTTACTCCCTCCTCCATCAGATTGCTCACAAGGGCTTGCCCAGGCTGGCCCCACTACCTTGTCCTTGTCCATGACAATGCTGGCCACAGGTCCAAAGGCCTGGAAGTACTCAGAGAGCTGGGCTGGATCTACACCACGTGGAAAACCACTGACAAACACGCTCCGCAGGCCCTGGGCCCGGCGTGCAGCTCGAAGCTCTTCAAGGCGGCGATGCTTCTTGCCTGCAAGGTGGGCATCCAGGCTGGGCCCTGAAATACACACATTAAGCACGTGCTGCTTCCAAGGATGCAGCAACAAAGTACTGACTGTTTTAATCTACATGGGGGAAAGAGCCAAACCAAACGCTTCAGGCAAACCACAGTTCGAGCTGGGTGGAGCTTCAAGAGGCCATGGAGGCCCCTCAAcatagagttgaggaaactgaagcccagagaaccTAAGTGACTTGCAATGGGTCACACAGAAAGGAAACATGAGGATCccctttgaacccaggtcttctcccTCCAACTAGGGTATCACCTGGGGAGATCATTCCTGGGCTGACCCTAAAAGGCACAGACAGAATCATGGAGTCTGGGGAGGTCAAGAGGAAAGCACGGTGGGAGCCAGAAGGGGGTTAGACAGGGGCCAGATGAGGGATGCCATGCTATGACAGGCAAAGGAAGCCAGGTTTGGTTTTATAGGCAACAAAAACTCACAGAAGGGCTTTGGGCCCCGGCATGATTCTGGCGGTGTGAGGGGtgagggaaggatgggagagtgTGATGGAGGATGGAAGATggagggcagaggagggagggaagagactgGGGGCAGAGACACCAGTCAGGAGGAGATAACAAGAGTCTGGGTTGGGGGGAGGGCGACATGGGCCTGACTTTGGGAGGCAAGAGAAGGGACACAGAATTGACATGACTGGAATGCGAGGTGAGAGCCCAGGAGGAGGACAGCAGAAATGAGATTGGGAGATGAGGCCAGTCAGGTCAGGAGACTGATGCGCTTGGCTCAGAACATGCTGGGATTGAACAGAAGAGATCCAGGGAAAGGGTCCAGGAGGCAGGGGGAAGACACaggaggagcaggaagagatGTGGAATGATCTGCATAGAGATGGCTACAGAAGAGAGTCCCTAAGAAGAGTGtgtatggagaagggaagggagtgggcCCTCAGGACACCTGTGCCAAGGTCCCAGGCTGAAAAGTTAGAGAAAACAATGATTCACAAGGAGCAACAGCACCACAGAAATACCTCAGGGGAGATGTCAGTAGAGTGCAGCAAAAAAAGAATCTCCATGATAATGGTCCTGGACGAGATTCTGGGATACTGGGATACAAAGCCCTTAGAAATGTCCACAAGgacaaggactgagaaaaggctatcgAGGACCCTGGGGAGAGCAAGCTCATGGAGCAGTGACATGAGGTGTGGAGGGGGAGGCCAGGGTGCCACAGACAAGTAAAGTCTTCAGGAGAGACAGAAGGGGAGACAAAGAGACAGGAGGCCAAGGGCTCTGACAAGGAGAAGTCACAGCTCTAGAGGccagagaaaagaagatgaagaggaCGACATAGAAAAGTCTGGAGGTAGAGAGCAGGAGACAGACCAGCTCAATCAGGGATAAGGGCAGGAATTGGACAAGGAGGTTTAGAAAACCCATTGGAGGGCATGAAAGAGTCCATCAAAGATCAACCGAAAGGACTGTCCTGCAGCAGGGAGTGTCCACTTGAGATAAGATCACTTGAATGTGTAGAATGTTCAGCTGAGCTGATTCTGGGGTTTCTTTGAGTGGCTTAGAAACAAAAGCAGAGCAGGCCTACAAcgggaagggagggaaggctgaGGATGGGCAGAGAATGACCAGGATAAAAGGGCATGCTCTTCAAGAGTGGAAGACAGtggtttttaaattaaattttattttgactcattttctctttctgccctcccccattgagaaaacaagaacagTAAAATCTCTGTTATGAATAAATATGGTCAAGCAATACACCTTCAGTGTGGGTTATGTCCACAAATGCAGATGTTTGGGTAGATACAAAAGTATCTGGGCAGAGATACAAAGTTACACCCTGGAATGTTCTCTGCCCCCagtcctttctctctctaccaGAGGTGGGCCACAGGCTTCATTCCAAACTCTGGGATGGCAGGGAGGTAGAGGTTCCATTGAACTGCCCACCCTGGCAGGTCTATAAAGCTTGTACCAGGGACGTGGCCTTGGAAGATGTTGGCCCTTGGTCTCCTCGATGCCGGCAGTGGGGAGGCAGGTGACCTGGGCAGCACTGGAGATGCCCCAAGAGCCGCGTCATGAGAGTGGCCACAGAACTCCTAGACCCTGGATGGCCCTGGGTGCTT
The DNA window shown above is from Notamacropus eugenii isolate mMacEug1 chromosome 2, mMacEug1.pri_v2, whole genome shotgun sequence and carries:
- the TUT1 gene encoding speckle targeted PIP5K1A-regulated poly(A) polymerase isoform X4 — its product is MAATEPDVEALPRGGFRCCLCHVNTANRPSLDAHLAGKKHRRLEELRAARRAQGLRSVFVSGFPRGVDPAQLSEYFQAFGPVASIVMDKDKGVFAIVEMGDLGTRNAVLSQPQHTLGGHRLRVRPRQQKEFQTPAPKSSRGAPPDDQQLTQALAQAPDVEAQMVQLVGLRELSEAERQLRGLVVTLLQEVFSEFFPGCVIRPFGSSTNGFDVHGCDLDLFLDLGDLEGPQDPKAPASPALDSALASPLDPQALASTPVSPVDSQAPASPQDSETPTSSLAPPTPDSALASEALASPQSLPPVSPIQEEVGERDLGKTWELGALKGAEGEGEAMLELVGSVLRGCVPGVHSVWVVPSARRPVAKFCHRPSGLHGDISLSNRLALYNSRFLSLCCALDGRVRPLVYTLRCWAQRRGLTGSGPLLSNYALTLLVIHFLQTRDPPVLPSLTKLTQMAGEEERVEVDGWDCSFPQEASRLEPSTNTEPLAVLLAQFFSCVSTWDLRGSLLSLREGQPLPIAEGLPPGLWGGLRLGPLNLQDPFDLSHNVAANVTGRVAGRLQNCCQESANYCRSLQFQRRSPRGRDWGLLPLLQPSSANSLLSVTPIPLPLAPFTQLCAAITQVLEETLGCQIEQSCKRRRPEEVGDEKCPHGGPSKRLRVEREKGQNEEQQASEGHQGEAGVEEMVLETDGEESQSSATGDHGPSGEQLPELGQHLVEREVKQLDNLGSEEVEVTQGEKETGPGKAQTWLCTLWHRVWLGRRRVRRQLQQQAKGEMNWLQAEALVTQELIAQESRKQRAEPELPRLPQPLLTFTASLSPTGQFLTLTQLQDPQSLFPDLHHFLHGFLPRTVRGILGCEKDD